In Kitasatospora sp. NBC_00240, the following are encoded in one genomic region:
- the rpsT gene encoding 30S ribosomal protein S20, with protein MANIKSQIKRNKTNEKARLRNKAVKSSLKTALRKAREAAAAGETEKATVLAREASKALDKAVSKGVIHANQAANKKSAITKRVNTAAQA; from the coding sequence GTGGCGAACATCAAGTCCCAGATCAAGCGCAACAAGACCAACGAGAAGGCGCGCCTGCGCAACAAGGCCGTCAAGTCCTCGCTCAAGACCGCCCTGCGCAAGGCCCGCGAGGCCGCTGCCGCCGGCGAGACCGAGAAGGCCACCGTGCTGGCCCGCGAGGCCTCCAAGGCCCTCGACAAGGCCGTCAGCAAGGGCGTCATCCACGCCAACCAGGCCGCCAACAAGAAGTCGGCCATCACCAAGCGCGTCAACACGGCCGCCCAGGCCTGA